In the Theobroma cacao cultivar B97-61/B2 chromosome 1, Criollo_cocoa_genome_V2, whole genome shotgun sequence genome, one interval contains:
- the LOC18612125 gene encoding ubiquinone biosynthesis O-methyltransferase, mitochondrial, producing the protein MASSKLLSQPRWFRFLPRNLSNVRLFSDLPSQLPVSEPQNNIESKSNNRFSKPSSTPSSLKEPELAKFSAIADTWWDSEGPFKPLHIMNPTRLAFIRSTLCRHFGKDPLCARPFEGLRIIDVGCGGGILSEPLARMGATVTGIDAVEQNIKIARLHANLDPTTKTIEYCCTTAEKLVDEQRKFDAVVALEVIEHVADPAAFCKSLAALTVHEGATVVSTINRSMRSYATAIVAAEYLLQWLPKGTHEWSSFLTPEELTMILKRASIDVKEMAGFVYNPLTRRWSLSDDISVNFIAFGTKEN; encoded by the exons ATGGCTTCTTCAAAGCTCCTAAGCCAACCTCGGTGGTTCCGATTCCTTCCGAGAAACCTTTCCAATGTGAGGCTCTTTTCTGATTTACCTTCTCAACTCCCTGTTTCCGAACCTCAAAATAACATCGAGTCCAAATCTAACAACAGATTCAGCAAGCCTTCTTCAACTCCCTCTTCTTTGAAGGAACCCGAACTCGCCAAGTTCTCTGCCATTGCCGATACTTG GTGGGATTCTGAAGGTCCATTCAAACCATTGCATATTATGAATCCTACCAGGCTAGCTTTCATCCGCTCTACTCTTTGCCGACATTTTGG AAAGGATCCTCTCTGTGCTAGGCCTTTTGAAGGACTAAGGATTATAGATGTTGGTTGCGGTGGTGGAATTCTTTCAGAG CCCTTGGCTCGAATGGGAGCAACTGTCACTGGAATTGATGCAGTAGAGCAAAACATCAAGATAGCCCGTCTTCATGCT AATTTGGATCCAACAACTAAAACTATTGAATACTGTTGTACAACAGCAG AAAAGCTGGTTGATGAACAGAGAAAGTTTGATGCTGTGGTTGCTTTAGAG GTGATTGAGCATGTAGCAGATCCTGCTGCATTCTGCAAGTCTCTCGCAGCATTAACTGTTCATGAAGGGGCTACTGTGGTTTCAACAATTAACCGTTCTATGAGATCATATGCAACTGCCATTGTTGCAGCGGAGTACCTGCTCCAATGG CTTCCTAAAGGGACGCATGAATGGTCAAGTTTCCTTACCCCAGAAGAACTCACCATGATTTTGAAGCGTGCTTCAATTGAT GTAAAAGAGATGGCCGGATTTGTGTACAACCCCTTAACCAGGAGATGGTCTCTGTCCGATGATATCTCTGTtaattttattgcttttgGTACTAAAGAAAACTGA